The following DNA comes from Limnobacter sp. SAORIC-580.
CGAATTGCCGAAGGGTAAGTGGGATTAACTTCGACAAACCGGTGGTTGCAGCGTGGGCTGATGCAATTCGAAACAACATTCGCGATGAGGTGGGCAGCGTAATCTTGATCGCCCACAGCTTCGGTTGTTTGGCCAGTGTGGTTGCGATTGCAGACAACGAAACCAAAGTGGCCGGGGTTATTTTAGTGGCACCAGCATCTCCCCAGCGATTCAGTGCAACGGGGCTTATCACTTCGCAAGAACGTTCACCCACTACTTTACTCGGTGCGATTCCGGCACAGCCTTTGGGTGTACCAGGTGTGTTCATCGCGAGCTCGGACGATCCTTGGTTAAAACTGACTCACGCTCGATTCTGGGCTGAAAACTGGGGTTTGCGCTTTTCCTGTTTACGCAATGCAGGGCATATCAATGTGCAGTCGGGATTTGGAGCCTGGCCTGCCTTGCCTCGTTTGGTCGACAAGTTTCGAGAACAAGTTCAGGCCATTCCTTTGGGTC
Coding sequences within:
- a CDS encoding RBBP9/YdeN family alpha/beta hydrolase produces the protein MLAPTCITVPGLNGSGPDHWQTWAEKEIPNCRRVSGINFDKPVVAAWADAIRNNIRDEVGSVILIAHSFGCLASVVAIADNETKVAGVILVAPASPQRFSATGLITSQERSPTTLLGAIPAQPLGVPGVFIASSDDPWLKLTHARFWAENWGLRFSCLRNAGHINVQSGFGAWPALPRLVDKFREQVQAIPLGQIQAQSQVSKNRFTALSRIRQLTRNSIDLL